One genomic segment of Fundulus heteroclitus isolate FHET01 chromosome 10, MU-UCD_Fhet_4.1, whole genome shotgun sequence includes these proteins:
- the LOC105927357 gene encoding urotensin-2 receptor, with product MNNRSLTPRLGGAGAGAGGGGSLGAVDHELVITSTFGTLLSVVYIIGVSGNVYTLVVMCHSIRFATSMYISIINLALADLLYLSTIPFVVSTYFLKDWYFGDVGCRILLSLDLLTMHASIFTLTVMCTERYLAVTQPLDTVRRSKSYRKALAWGVWLLSLVLTLPMMIMVAQTTKKTPDGGVKRMCAPTWAPLAYKVYVTVLFGTSIMAPGLIIGYLYVRLARTYLESQRNAVISKGGKRSPKQKVLIMIFTIVLVFWACFLPFWIWQLLPLYHTKPLSLASQTHTCINYLVASLTYSNSCINPFLYTLLTKNYREYLKNRHKSFYKYTSSFKHRPPSLHSWGKSGSSSNQYEFNSETLVMGTLR from the coding sequence ATGAACAACAGGTCTCTGACTCCGCGGCTCGGCggagctggagctggagctggaggCGGCGGCTCGCTTGGAGCTGTGGACCACGAACTCGTCATCACCTCCACTTTCGGGACGCTCCTGTCCGTGGTCTACATAATCGGGGTGTCCGGGAACGTGTACACGCTGGTGGTGATGTGCCACTCCATCCGCTTCGCCACCTCCATGTACATCTCCATCATCAACCTGGCCCTGGCGGACCTTCTGTACCTCTCCACCATACCCTTCGTGGTGTCCACATACTTCCTGAAGGACTGGTACTTCGGGGACGTTGGCTGCCGCATCCTGCTCAGCCTGGACCTCCTCACCATGCACGCCAGCATCTTCACCCTCACCGTCATGTGCACGGAGCGCTACCTGGCCGTCACGCAGCCGCTGGACACGGTGCGGCGCTCCAAGAGCTACCGCAAGGCTCTGGCGTGGGGCGTGTGGCTGCTGTCCCTGGTCCTCACGCTGCCCATGATGATCATGGTGGCCCAGACGACCAAGAAGACGCCGGACGGGGGCGTGAAGAGGATGTGCGCACCCACGTGGGCGCCTCTGGCTTATAAGGTGTATGTGACGGTCCTGTTCGGGACCAGCATCATGGCCCCGGGGCTCATCATCGGTTACCTGTACGTGCGCCTGGCCCGCACCTATCTGGAATCCCAGCGCAACGCGGTGATCAGCAAAGGCGGGAAGCGCTCCCCGAAGCAGAAGGTGCTCATCATGATCTTCACCATCGTGCTGGTGTTCTGGGCGTGCTTCCTGCCCTTTTGGATCTGGCAGCTGCTGCCCCTGTACCACACCAAGCCGCTGAGCTTGGCCTCGCAAACGCACACCTGCATCAACTACCTTGTGGCGAGTCTCACCTACAGCAACAGCTGCATCAACCCCTTCCTCTATACGCTGCTCACCAAGAACTACAGGGAGTACCTGAAGAACAGGCACAAGAGCTTCTACAAATACACGTCGTCGTTCAAGCATCGGCCGCCCAGTCTGCACTCCTGGGGCAAGTCGGGGTCCTCCAGCAACCAGTACGAGTTCAACTCTGAGACGCTGGTCATGGGGACGCTCAGGTGA